Proteins co-encoded in one Acidovorax sp. 69 genomic window:
- a CDS encoding rubredoxin: MIDSKTWMCLICGWIYDEAEGSPEHGIAPNTPWDQVPMNWTCPECGARKDDFEMVQI, from the coding sequence GTGATCGACTCTAAAACTTGGATGTGTTTGATTTGCGGTTGGATTTATGACGAGGCAGAGGGCTCTCCAGAGCACGGCATTGCACCCAACACGCCATGGGATCAGGTTCCAATGAATTGGACCTGCCCGGAATGTGGCGCCCGCAAGGACGATTTCGAGATGGTTCAGATTTGA
- a CDS encoding PleD family two-component system response regulator has protein sequence MTTTGASFKVLVVDDSNTIRRSAEIFLKQGGHEVLLADDGFDALAKVNDYQPQLIFCDILMPKLDGYQTCAIIKRNARFADTPVVMLSSKDGVFDKARGRMVGCQEYLTKPFTKDQLLQAVQQFGNSQQGAM, from the coding sequence TTGACTACAACAGGCGCATCTTTCAAAGTGCTCGTGGTGGATGACAGCAACACCATCCGTCGAAGCGCCGAGATTTTTCTCAAGCAGGGGGGGCACGAAGTCTTGTTGGCCGACGACGGCTTTGACGCTTTGGCCAAAGTCAACGATTACCAGCCTCAGCTGATTTTCTGTGACATCCTCATGCCCAAGCTCGACGGGTACCAGACCTGCGCCATCATTAAGCGCAATGCCCGTTTTGCAGATACTCCGGTGGTGATGCTGTCCTCCAAGGATGGTGTATTTGACAAGGCGCGTGGGCGCATGGTCGGCTGCCAGGAATATCTCACCAAGCCATTTACCAAAGACCAACTGTTGCAAGCGGTTCAACAGTTCGGCAATTCCCAACAAGGAGCCATGTAA
- a CDS encoding PleD family two-component system response regulator produces MPIQKVLVVDDSKTELMFLTDLLQKKGMQVRTAENADEAFRRLAEEKPDLILMDVVMPGQNGFQLTRAITRDPLYADVPIIMCTSKNQETDRVWGMRQGARGYITKPVDPAELQAKIDALN; encoded by the coding sequence ATGCCCATTCAGAAAGTATTGGTCGTCGACGACTCGAAGACCGAGTTGATGTTTTTGACGGACCTGCTTCAGAAAAAAGGCATGCAAGTCCGTACTGCAGAAAATGCCGACGAAGCATTTCGCCGCCTGGCTGAAGAGAAGCCAGACCTGATCCTGATGGACGTTGTGATGCCGGGCCAAAATGGTTTTCAGCTGACCCGTGCCATTACCCGCGATCCGCTGTATGCCGATGTTCCGATCATCATGTGCACCAGCAAGAACCAAGAAACAGACCGTGTTTGGGGGATGCGTCAGGGTGCGCGTGGCTACATTACCAAGCCGGTGGATCCCGCCGAATTGCAGGCCAAAATTGACGCTCTGAACTGA
- a CDS encoding chemotaxis protein CheW produces the protein MANREALRELQTRLASRLQAARTEGTSVSSWLAVESAGSFYLLPLAQSGEIFPWVSVQAVPYTQSWFLGVANLRGGLVGVVDLAGLMGGVAPRTEQALAEASLLAFNAALEVNAALLVDRLAGLRGTDAFVSSEPPAEDSPSFFGTTYIDSSGTRWQELNLQILSQHPDFLSISA, from the coding sequence ATGGCCAACCGCGAAGCCCTACGAGAGCTCCAGACCCGACTTGCCAGTCGCCTTCAGGCTGCAAGAACCGAAGGTACGTCTGTTTCATCCTGGCTGGCTGTCGAGTCCGCTGGGAGTTTCTATTTGCTGCCGCTAGCACAGTCGGGGGAAATTTTCCCCTGGGTGTCTGTGCAGGCGGTGCCCTATACCCAAAGCTGGTTTCTCGGCGTTGCCAATCTGCGTGGCGGCTTGGTCGGCGTGGTTGACCTTGCCGGGTTGATGGGCGGTGTGGCGCCCCGCACCGAGCAGGCTTTGGCAGAAGCCAGCTTGCTGGCCTTCAACGCAGCGCTGGAAGTCAATGCGGCGCTGTTGGTGGATCGTCTTGCTGGGTTGCGCGGAACCGATGCATTCGTATCGTCTGAGCCACCGGCTGAAGACTCCCCCAGCTTTTTTGGCACCACCTATATCGATTCCAGCGGCACACGCTGGCAGGAACTGAACTTGCAGATCCTGTCCCAACATCCCGATTTCCTGAGCATCAGTGCTTGA
- a CDS encoding methyl-accepting chemotaxis protein translates to MSVVNQFGKLFNRKPATPDADVAAAGTADDGQDVLATGALDGSQLRDSYQAEGMNSVQGDPEGYAPELTSPEAEEDLISLPLLGRSTAAGHQRRLLALLAVGVVVLALIAGWVLQQADRSAQQLAATGQSLMQSQRLAKSVSQALVGSPQAFPDVVESSGVLARNVRALNAGDNELGVQSLGEPFKPDLDAVNPLMERAERNASVVMGQQKILTQVGDALRTINRQSSDLLEIAETVSSLKLQQNAPAAEISAAGQLVMLTQRIGKSANEFQTMEGVSPEAVFLLGKDLNSFKEIAQGLLDGSPELRLAATKDGQTREQLEALVKLYEQTRTQASAILGNLQGLVSAREAQSAIIADSEPLRRQLEGLQTKLSAQTGLGAGQFAALALAGLFVLLCGIGISRVQLLDSRGRQAAAETQQKDAKRQEQEAKRVNDANQAAILRLMNELQSVAEGDLTQEATVTEDITGAIADSVNYTVEELRQLVGSVQNTATRVAQTTAQVDNTSTELLAASTEQLREIRETGRSVLDMATRINEVSTQAQESATVARQSLQAADSGLQAVQNAIGGMNSIRDQIQDTSKRIKRLGESSQEIGEITELISDITEQTNVLALNAAIQAASAGEAGRGFSVVAEEVQRLAERSADATRQISALVKAIQTDTQDAVAAMERSTQGVVEGARLSDSAGTALTEIDRVSRRLAELIEQISSSTSREAVLANEVADNIQHIFAVTEQTGEGTRTTAQQVRELSHMAEELRQSVARFKIA, encoded by the coding sequence ATGTCCGTCGTCAATCAATTTGGAAAACTGTTCAACCGGAAGCCCGCCACGCCAGATGCGGATGTGGCAGCAGCCGGCACGGCTGACGATGGACAAGATGTCCTGGCCACAGGCGCGTTGGATGGTTCGCAACTGCGTGACTCTTATCAGGCTGAAGGCATGAACAGTGTCCAGGGCGATCCGGAAGGCTATGCCCCTGAGCTGACATCTCCAGAGGCTGAGGAGGATCTCATCTCGCTGCCTCTGCTGGGGCGTTCGACCGCTGCAGGCCATCAGCGCCGTTTGCTGGCGCTGCTGGCCGTTGGGGTGGTGGTTCTTGCTCTGATTGCGGGCTGGGTGCTGCAGCAAGCTGATCGCTCGGCGCAGCAACTCGCGGCGACCGGCCAGTCTCTGATGCAGTCGCAGCGATTGGCCAAGTCGGTGTCTCAGGCGCTGGTGGGTAGCCCACAGGCCTTTCCTGACGTGGTGGAGAGCTCCGGCGTGCTTGCGCGCAATGTGCGTGCTCTGAATGCTGGCGACAATGAACTGGGTGTGCAATCGCTGGGCGAGCCCTTCAAGCCGGATCTGGATGCCGTCAACCCGTTGATGGAGCGCGCAGAGCGCAATGCCAGCGTGGTGATGGGACAGCAGAAGATTTTGACCCAGGTGGGTGACGCGCTGCGTACCATCAACCGCCAATCGTCCGATCTGCTGGAAATTGCCGAAACGGTGTCTTCGCTCAAACTTCAGCAGAATGCTCCAGCCGCTGAAATTTCTGCTGCCGGTCAACTCGTGATGTTGACGCAGCGTATCGGCAAGTCTGCCAATGAATTCCAGACCATGGAAGGTGTGAGTCCTGAGGCCGTTTTTCTGCTGGGCAAGGATTTGAACTCGTTCAAGGAAATCGCACAGGGTCTGCTGGACGGTAGCCCTGAATTGCGCCTTGCCGCAACCAAGGATGGTCAGACCCGCGAACAACTCGAAGCGCTGGTCAAGCTCTATGAGCAGACCCGCACCCAGGCCAGCGCCATTCTGGGCAACCTGCAAGGTTTGGTGTCTGCCCGTGAGGCGCAATCTGCCATCATTGCCGACAGTGAGCCGCTGCGTCGCCAACTGGAAGGCCTGCAGACCAAGCTGTCCGCACAAACCGGTCTGGGCGCTGGCCAATTTGCAGCCCTCGCTTTGGCGGGTCTGTTCGTGCTGCTTTGCGGTATCGGCATTTCGCGCGTTCAACTGCTGGACAGCCGGGGCCGGCAGGCTGCTGCGGAAACGCAGCAAAAGGACGCCAAGCGCCAGGAGCAGGAAGCCAAGCGCGTCAACGACGCCAACCAGGCCGCCATTTTGCGTTTGATGAACGAACTGCAGTCGGTGGCTGAAGGTGACTTGACGCAAGAAGCAACGGTGACGGAAGACATTACTGGAGCCATCGCTGACTCGGTGAACTACACGGTGGAAGAGTTGCGTCAACTGGTGGGCAGCGTGCAGAACACGGCGACCCGCGTGGCGCAGACGACGGCACAGGTGGACAACACATCCACTGAACTGCTGGCCGCTTCGACCGAACAGCTGCGTGAAATTCGCGAAACCGGTCGCTCGGTGCTGGACATGGCGACCCGAATCAACGAAGTCTCCACACAGGCGCAAGAGTCCGCCACGGTGGCCCGCCAATCGCTGCAGGCTGCCGACTCCGGTCTCCAGGCCGTGCAGAACGCCATCGGCGGTATGAACTCCATCCGCGACCAGATCCAGGATACCTCCAAGCGGATCAAGCGCCTGGGCGAATCGTCGCAGGAGATCGGTGAAATCACCGAGCTGATTTCCGACATTACCGAACAGACGAACGTGCTGGCCCTGAACGCCGCCATCCAGGCCGCCTCCGCTGGTGAAGCCGGCCGAGGCTTCTCGGTGGTGGCCGAAGAAGTGCAGCGACTGGCTGAACGTTCTGCAGATGCTACGCGCCAGATTTCGGCACTCGTGAAGGCCATTCAGACCGATACCCAGGATGCTGTGGCTGCTATGGAGCGTTCCACGCAGGGTGTGGTGGAAGGGGCTCGTCTGTCTGACAGTGCCGGTACTGCGCTGACAGAAATTGACCGCGTGTCACGCCGTCTTGCTGAACTGATTGAGCAGATTTCGTCTTCGACTTCCCGGGAAGCTGTTTTGGCCAACGAAGTGGCCGACAACATCCAGCACATTTTTGCGGTGACCGAGCAAACGGGTGAAGGTACCCGGACCACAGCGCAACAGGTGCGCGAACTCTCGCACATGGCTGAAGAGCTGCGCCAATCGGTGGCACGGTTCAAGATTGCCTGA
- a CDS encoding Hpt domain-containing protein, producing the protein MSSIDANNAPATEGPQGDQDLGPLAWVLDELRKSLDGAVKAMRRFVRDAEVARESDLAALDAGSLRIARQQLHQACGALEMVGMGPPALVLRSMESAVQKFVQRPETCSDEAAAVIERASFALIEYLETVLAGKSVSPVALFPQYRDAQALAGADRVHPADLWPVERRFREPEGTVAASPLPYGAEARARLDSAVLRIVKSGDLRASLSLRDTCLGFVAAQTDRQSRAFWKICAGFFEAFGSGLLPPDVYVKRVASRVLMQYATLAKGDPTIADRLVQDLLFFCSQAKTADLADDAAPSLRAVRQAFSLDRFKPVDYETARFGRFDPAVLAQARKRIASATETWSALAGGDRNKLKPAADQFSLVCDSLRKLHPDSESLAQALTRAVDSTTRSGEPPSAALAMEVATSVLYLQAAFEELDAADDQMEIRAVRLAERLDAVSAGAEPEPLEQWMEELYRRVSDNQTMGSVVDELRVTLGEAEKALDQFFRNPKDAAVLATVPGHLAQMRGVLSVLGLDQASLAVVRMRDTVERLLINEVPEEDRQGVFEKLGNSLGALGFLIDMLSYQRTMARKLFVYDEELGELRILMGKTRARASDAVEEAPAKLEERSSALVPDVLPRFPAPEPVSEPTDFAPFPDFEPAQESSHIESEALLAPDISFDMPSPVEAKAIPTPTAPDAAIAAAPVSRAPVDVEDELLEVFLEEAREVVVNGLAAIQLLKEEPGNLSEQTTLRRAFHTLKGSSRMVGLNDFGEAAWSMEQVLNVWLAEQKPMQPGLLQLSSDALQAFGRWADDIAAGRTAGWDTEAFRASADAMRLDGTLVPLVVPAAGNALMVSSPEAAPEVEPRQDEVADHAAPVAEEMAEVVEQELAIPDFQATEISDHVPELPADTAVFGVPDVAEDIDFSVFTAALNDAPSESAAVDPSSADFVLDLELPDLEPVTASAPVVESPVEALEVAGEATNSDAAEVVALESLNVEELERLLDADAAQPEELVASEAINTEAASEMADLLDALPQEEISSDDDAVKVIDTLRIGIPLYNVYLNEADEWSRRLVTCLQEWALELHEPLPDVAVALSHSLAGSSATVGFNALSEMARVLEHAMQHVQLQSGGTQEQAQAFMAAAEDIRRLLHQFAAGFLKEPSQEVLEQLRQILETEVVNTLSPPEEDLDEFLDAPAQEVVEAPPVEALLAQPEDVPEPMPEPEPVAVPVRHVAPALSAVLHDHDQHIDNAIAHAIAMSPDADDDIDAIDVIDPDLFPIFEEEAAELLPQLGGALRQWASRPDNLGARSEVLRALHTLKGSSRLAGAMRLGEMAHRLESAIEQLDAETVTADQIEPLQGSFDGLQANLDALRAIGQGPIDTVVSLPVDATRSRTEAADASTTPATAALEVSTALAAPAVRLPGPSQLAPLRVAASQSVRVRAQLLDRLVNQAGEVMISRSRLDVRLGQFRSSLTDLSGNLDRLRQQLRDIEVQAESQMQSRLALSKDSAAGFDPLEFDRFTRVQELTRMMAESVNDVATVQRNLQRAMEGAEDDLIAQGRQARELQRDLLRTRMVEFEGIAERLYAVVRQASKETGKQIKLDITGGSIEMDRGVLDRMTPAFEHLLRNCVAHGIEDPQVRLAAGKPASGTITVDLRHEGNDVSVEFRDDGAGLNLPRIREKALAQGIVAPDVELSDADAAHLIFMPGFSTASEVTGLSGRGIGMDVVRAEINALGGRIETSTEAGKGAAFRMVLPLTTAVTQVVMLRTGDLAVGVPANVVEIVRRTSAADLEEAYRTGVFDDGMEKVPFFWSGALLQASSRSNESAGKTRPVVIFRSAAQRVAMHVDEVLGNQEVVVKNLGPQLSRLPGLAGMSVLASGAVVLIYNPVALATVYGDQVRAASVGISSAPAPEGGAGSGKAVVSLQLAGPSQVPLVLVVDDSITVRRVTQRLLQREGYRVALAADGLQALERLQEERPTVVLSDIEMPRMDGFDLARNIRADGALRDLPIIMITSRIAEKHREHAMELGVNHYLGKPYSDEELLSLIQHYARLAAAAEA; encoded by the coding sequence ATGTCATCTATTGATGCCAACAATGCACCGGCCACAGAAGGGCCCCAGGGGGACCAGGACCTGGGTCCTCTGGCTTGGGTGCTTGACGAACTGCGCAAATCGCTGGACGGTGCGGTCAAGGCGATGCGCCGTTTCGTGCGCGATGCTGAAGTCGCGCGTGAGTCCGACCTTGCGGCGTTAGACGCTGGCTCCCTGCGCATCGCGCGTCAGCAACTGCACCAGGCTTGTGGTGCACTGGAAATGGTCGGCATGGGCCCTCCAGCACTGGTGCTGCGGTCCATGGAGTCTGCCGTTCAGAAGTTTGTTCAACGCCCTGAAACCTGCAGCGATGAAGCTGCAGCCGTGATAGAACGGGCGAGTTTTGCGTTGATTGAATACCTGGAGACCGTGCTCGCAGGCAAATCTGTCTCTCCAGTGGCCTTGTTTCCGCAATACCGTGATGCGCAGGCGTTGGCGGGTGCCGACCGCGTGCACCCTGCAGACCTCTGGCCTGTCGAGCGTCGCTTTCGGGAGCCCGAGGGGACTGTGGCGGCGTCTCCTTTGCCCTACGGTGCAGAGGCGCGTGCGCGCCTTGATTCTGCCGTGCTGCGCATCGTTAAGTCAGGGGATCTTCGGGCGTCCTTGAGCCTGCGGGATACTTGTCTCGGTTTCGTGGCGGCACAGACAGATCGGCAGTCGCGTGCTTTCTGGAAGATCTGCGCAGGTTTCTTCGAGGCCTTTGGTTCCGGGCTGTTGCCTCCGGACGTCTACGTCAAGCGCGTGGCGTCCCGGGTGCTGATGCAGTATGCGACCCTCGCCAAAGGGGATCCGACCATTGCAGACCGCTTGGTTCAGGATTTGCTGTTCTTCTGTTCGCAAGCCAAGACCGCCGATTTGGCGGACGATGCTGCTCCGTCGCTGCGGGCAGTGCGTCAGGCGTTTTCTCTCGACCGCTTCAAGCCTGTGGATTACGAAACCGCCCGCTTTGGGCGTTTTGATCCCGCAGTGCTCGCACAGGCGCGCAAGCGCATTGCTTCGGCCACGGAGACTTGGTCGGCATTGGCCGGCGGCGACCGCAACAAGCTCAAACCAGCGGCCGATCAGTTCAGTCTGGTATGTGATTCGCTGCGCAAGCTTCATCCCGACAGCGAGAGTCTGGCGCAAGCGTTGACGCGCGCTGTGGATTCCACCACCCGTTCGGGCGAGCCGCCATCAGCCGCTTTGGCCATGGAAGTTGCGACGTCGGTGTTGTATTTGCAGGCTGCATTTGAAGAGCTGGATGCCGCTGACGACCAGATGGAGATCCGGGCTGTCCGCCTGGCTGAGCGTCTGGATGCGGTGAGTGCTGGCGCAGAGCCCGAGCCCCTGGAACAGTGGATGGAGGAGTTGTACCGAAGGGTCAGCGACAACCAGACCATGGGCAGCGTGGTGGATGAGTTGCGTGTCACCCTGGGTGAAGCCGAGAAGGCACTGGACCAATTTTTCCGTAACCCCAAGGATGCAGCCGTCTTGGCCACGGTGCCAGGACATCTCGCGCAAATGCGTGGCGTGTTGTCGGTTCTTGGACTGGACCAGGCGTCCCTTGCCGTGGTCCGCATGCGCGACACAGTGGAGCGCCTGCTGATCAACGAAGTACCTGAAGAAGATCGTCAAGGCGTTTTCGAGAAGCTCGGAAACAGCCTGGGGGCTCTTGGCTTCCTGATCGATATGCTGAGCTACCAGCGCACGATGGCGCGCAAGCTTTTTGTGTACGACGAAGAACTCGGTGAGTTGCGTATCCTCATGGGCAAGACACGTGCCCGTGCGTCAGATGCGGTAGAAGAGGCGCCGGCCAAGCTTGAAGAGCGTTCGTCGGCCTTGGTGCCGGATGTGCTGCCGCGTTTCCCCGCACCGGAGCCTGTGAGCGAACCTACAGACTTCGCTCCCTTCCCGGATTTTGAGCCTGCACAAGAATCCTCCCATATTGAATCTGAGGCCTTGCTGGCCCCAGATATCTCCTTCGACATGCCTTCGCCCGTCGAGGCGAAGGCAATTCCGACTCCCACAGCTCCAGACGCAGCCATCGCTGCTGCGCCCGTCTCCAGAGCGCCCGTCGATGTAGAAGACGAGTTGCTGGAGGTGTTCCTCGAAGAGGCTCGTGAAGTCGTGGTCAATGGGTTGGCCGCCATCCAGCTGCTCAAAGAGGAACCCGGCAATCTGAGCGAACAGACAACGCTGCGTCGCGCGTTCCATACGCTCAAGGGAAGTTCGCGCATGGTGGGGCTCAACGACTTTGGCGAAGCCGCCTGGTCGATGGAGCAGGTTCTGAACGTTTGGTTGGCCGAACAAAAGCCGATGCAGCCAGGGTTGCTACAGTTGTCTTCGGATGCACTTCAGGCCTTTGGCCGTTGGGCCGATGACATTGCGGCGGGCCGTACGGCGGGTTGGGACACCGAGGCATTCCGTGCCTCGGCAGATGCCATGCGCCTTGATGGCACGCTGGTTCCGCTTGTGGTTCCTGCGGCGGGTAACGCATTGATGGTGTCGTCTCCAGAAGCAGCGCCTGAGGTGGAACCGCGTCAGGATGAGGTGGCAGATCACGCCGCACCGGTGGCCGAAGAGATGGCCGAGGTGGTCGAACAAGAACTGGCTATACCAGACTTCCAGGCCACTGAAATTTCGGACCATGTTCCGGAGCTGCCTGCGGATACAGCCGTGTTTGGGGTTCCCGATGTGGCCGAGGACATCGACTTCTCGGTGTTCACTGCCGCGCTGAACGACGCGCCGTCCGAGTCTGCTGCGGTCGATCCATCCAGTGCCGATTTCGTGCTGGATCTTGAACTGCCCGACCTGGAGCCCGTTACAGCGTCGGCTCCCGTGGTCGAAAGCCCCGTCGAAGCACTGGAGGTTGCCGGCGAAGCCACAAACTCCGATGCTGCTGAGGTGGTCGCGTTGGAATCCTTGAATGTCGAGGAGTTGGAGCGTTTGCTGGATGCTGATGCGGCGCAGCCTGAAGAACTGGTGGCGAGCGAGGCGATCAATACCGAGGCAGCCTCCGAGATGGCCGATCTTTTGGATGCCCTGCCGCAGGAGGAAATTTCCAGCGACGACGATGCCGTCAAGGTGATCGACACCTTGCGCATCGGCATACCGCTGTACAACGTTTACCTGAATGAAGCCGATGAGTGGTCGCGCCGCTTGGTGACTTGTCTCCAGGAATGGGCGCTGGAGCTGCATGAGCCTTTGCCCGACGTGGCTGTGGCCTTGTCGCATTCGCTGGCGGGCAGTTCTGCCACTGTTGGTTTCAATGCTCTTTCGGAAATGGCGCGGGTGCTGGAACACGCCATGCAGCATGTGCAGCTGCAGTCCGGCGGAACGCAAGAGCAGGCGCAGGCCTTTATGGCTGCCGCAGAAGACATTCGCCGACTGTTGCACCAGTTTGCTGCGGGTTTCCTCAAGGAGCCCAGCCAGGAAGTGTTGGAGCAACTCCGCCAGATTCTGGAAACCGAGGTGGTCAACACCCTGTCGCCGCCCGAAGAGGATTTGGACGAGTTCCTGGATGCACCAGCGCAAGAGGTTGTCGAAGCACCGCCAGTAGAAGCCTTGCTGGCGCAGCCTGAGGATGTGCCGGAGCCCATGCCAGAACCGGAGCCTGTCGCAGTCCCCGTGCGCCATGTTGCACCGGCTCTCTCGGCAGTGCTGCATGACCATGACCAGCATATCGATAACGCCATTGCTCATGCCATTGCAATGAGCCCTGACGCCGACGATGACATTGATGCCATCGATGTCATCGATCCGGACTTGTTCCCGATCTTTGAGGAAGAGGCCGCAGAATTGTTGCCCCAATTGGGCGGTGCGCTGCGCCAGTGGGCTTCGCGGCCCGACAATCTGGGGGCCCGCAGTGAAGTTCTTCGGGCGTTGCACACGCTCAAGGGCAGCTCCCGCTTGGCCGGTGCCATGCGGTTGGGTGAAATGGCCCACCGGTTGGAATCCGCCATCGAGCAGCTCGATGCTGAAACGGTAACTGCCGATCAGATTGAACCGTTGCAGGGTAGCTTCGATGGCTTGCAAGCGAACCTTGACGCACTGCGTGCCATCGGTCAGGGGCCAATCGATACGGTAGTCTCCTTGCCGGTCGATGCGACGCGCAGCCGTACCGAAGCTGCTGATGCGTCAACAACGCCTGCGACTGCCGCTCTTGAGGTATCGACAGCGTTGGCAGCCCCTGCGGTGCGCCTGCCAGGTCCTTCGCAGTTGGCTCCCTTGCGTGTGGCTGCCAGCCAGTCTGTGCGTGTGCGTGCACAGTTGCTTGACCGCTTGGTCAATCAGGCTGGCGAGGTGATGATCAGTCGATCGCGTCTGGATGTGCGCCTTGGGCAGTTCCGTAGTTCGTTGACGGACTTGTCGGGCAACCTGGATCGCTTACGCCAACAATTGCGAGATATCGAGGTACAGGCTGAATCGCAAATGCAATCGCGTCTGGCGCTGTCGAAAGACTCAGCGGCCGGCTTCGATCCGCTGGAGTTTGACCGCTTTACCCGTGTGCAGGAACTCACGCGAATGATGGCCGAGTCGGTGAACGACGTGGCCACCGTGCAGCGCAACTTGCAGCGTGCCATGGAAGGCGCCGAAGACGATCTGATCGCCCAGGGGCGCCAGGCCCGGGAGCTGCAGCGCGATCTGCTGCGCACCCGCATGGTGGAATTCGAGGGCATTGCAGAGCGCCTTTATGCCGTGGTGCGCCAGGCCTCCAAGGAGACCGGCAAGCAGATCAAGCTGGACATTACCGGCGGCTCCATCGAAATGGACCGTGGAGTGTTGGACCGCATGACGCCGGCTTTCGAGCATTTGCTGCGCAACTGCGTGGCACACGGTATTGAAGATCCGCAGGTGCGGCTGGCCGCTGGCAAACCAGCGTCCGGCACGATCACGGTAGATCTGCGCCACGAAGGTAACGACGTCTCGGTCGAATTTCGTGACGACGGAGCCGGTTTGAACCTGCCCCGTATCCGGGAGAAAGCTCTGGCGCAGGGCATCGTCGCTCCGGACGTGGAACTCAGCGATGCCGATGCGGCGCACCTAATTTTCATGCCGGGCTTCTCCACGGCGTCTGAAGTGACTGGCCTGTCGGGGCGTGGTATCGGCATGGACGTGGTCCGCGCTGAAATCAATGCCTTGGGCGGACGTATCGAGACGTCGACCGAGGCTGGTAAGGGGGCCGCTTTCCGCATGGTGCTGCCGCTGACCACCGCAGTGACGCAGGTGGTGATGCTGCGTACCGGCGATCTGGCCGTTGGCGTACCTGCCAACGTGGTGGAAATCGTGCGCCGTACATCGGCAGCCGATCTGGAGGAGGCCTATCGCACCGGCGTGTTTGACGACGGCATGGAAAAGGTGCCCTTCTTCTGGTCGGGCGCATTGCTGCAGGCATCCTCGCGCAGCAACGAGTCTGCGGGAAAGACTCGCCCGGTCGTGATTTTCCGAAGCGCCGCGCAGCGTGTGGCCATGCACGTTGATGAAGTGCTTGGCAACCAGGAAGTCGTGGTGAAGAACCTCGGCCCCCAACTGTCTCGTTTGCCGGGGTTGGCGGGTATGTCTGTACTGGCTTCAGGTGCTGTGGTCCTGATCTACAACCCCGTGGCGTTGGCGACGGTGTACGGCGACCAGGTACGTGCAGCCAGTGTCGGCATATCGTCCGCACCTGCACCGGAGGGCGGCGCTGGCTCGGGCAAGGCTGTGGTTTCGCTTCAGCTGGCAGGGCCGAGTCAGGTGCCACTGGTGCTGGTGGTGGACGACTCGATCACCGTGCGCCGTGTCACGCAGCGTCTGTTGCAGCGTGAAGGGTATCGGGTGGCATTGGCGGCTGACGGCCTGCAGGCATTGGAGCGGCTCCAGGAAGAGCGCCCGACTGTCGTCTTGTCTGACATCGAAATGCCCCGTATGGATGGGTTCGACTTGGCGCGCAATATCCGTGCGGACGGTGCCTTGCGCGATCTGCCGATCATCATGATCACATCGCGTATCGCTGAGAAACACCGCGAGCATGCGATGGAACTGGGCGTGAACCACTATCTGGGCAAACCTTACTCGGACGAAGAGCTGCTGAGCCTGATCCAGCACTACGCCCGTCTCGCGGCAGCCGCAGAGGCCTGA